Proteins encoded within one genomic window of Mycolicibacterium aubagnense:
- the leuA gene encoding 2-isopropylmalate synthase produces MTTYSPDSSADSFSSVRAITTPSGPRREGQPSWNTQRNSAMPVSRYRSFADEVPGGSPASGSVTVPPFDRTWPDKVATVAPGWCAVDLRDGNQALIDPMSPERKRRMFDLLVRMGYKEIEVGFPSASQTDFDFVREIIEQGAIPDDVTIQVLTQCRPELITRTFEACNGAPRVIVHFYNSTSILQRRVVFRADREAVKKIATDGAQLCVEEAKKHPGTLWRFEYSPESYTGTELEYAVEVCNAVAEVVQPTPDWPLIVNLPATVEMATPNVYADSIEWMNRHLAPRDSIILSLHPHNDRGEGVAAAELGYLAGADRIEGCLFGNGERTGNVCLVTLGLNLFSRGVDPQIDFSNIDEIRRTVEYCNQLPVAERHPYGGDLVYTAFSGSHQDAINKGLDQMKVDADAADADVDDILWQVPYLPIDPKDVGRTYEAVIRVNSQSGKGGVAYIMKADHGLVLPRRLQMEFSQAIQKITDGEGGEVSPKEMWDVFNEEYLTPITPLERMRQKVDASEEDGGTDTITAIVKIDGEEREIVGAGNGPLAAFIDALGAVGFDVDVLDYSEHAMSAGEEAQAAAYVEASIGGKSVWGVGIAPSITTASLRAVVSAVNRAARD; encoded by the coding sequence GTGACCACCTACTCTCCCGATTCTTCTGCCGACTCCTTCTCGTCGGTACGCGCCATCACCACCCCGTCCGGCCCGCGCCGCGAAGGCCAGCCGTCCTGGAACACCCAACGCAATTCCGCGATGCCCGTCAGCCGGTACCGCAGCTTTGCCGACGAGGTCCCGGGCGGGAGCCCGGCATCCGGCTCGGTGACCGTTCCGCCGTTCGACCGCACCTGGCCCGACAAGGTCGCCACCGTCGCACCCGGTTGGTGCGCCGTCGACCTGCGGGACGGCAACCAGGCCCTGATCGACCCCATGAGCCCGGAGCGCAAGCGCCGGATGTTCGACCTGCTGGTCCGCATGGGCTACAAGGAGATCGAGGTCGGCTTCCCGTCTGCCAGCCAGACCGATTTCGACTTCGTCCGCGAGATCATCGAGCAGGGCGCCATCCCCGACGACGTCACCATCCAGGTGCTGACGCAGTGCCGGCCGGAGCTGATCACGCGCACCTTCGAGGCGTGCAACGGCGCCCCGCGCGTGATCGTGCACTTCTACAACTCGACGTCCATCCTGCAGCGACGCGTGGTCTTCCGCGCGGACCGCGAAGCCGTCAAGAAGATCGCCACCGACGGTGCGCAGCTGTGCGTCGAGGAGGCCAAGAAGCACCCCGGCACGCTGTGGCGTTTCGAGTACTCGCCCGAGTCGTACACCGGCACCGAGCTGGAGTACGCCGTCGAGGTCTGCAACGCGGTGGCCGAAGTGGTCCAGCCGACCCCCGACTGGCCGCTGATCGTGAACCTGCCGGCGACTGTAGAGATGGCCACCCCGAACGTCTACGCCGACTCGATCGAGTGGATGAACCGGCACCTGGCCCCGCGCGACTCGATCATCCTGAGCCTGCACCCGCACAACGACCGCGGCGAGGGCGTCGCGGCCGCCGAGCTGGGCTATCTGGCCGGCGCCGACCGCATCGAGGGCTGCCTGTTCGGCAACGGTGAGCGCACCGGCAACGTGTGCCTGGTGACGCTGGGCCTGAACCTGTTCAGCCGCGGCGTCGACCCGCAGATCGACTTCTCGAACATCGACGAGATCCGCCGCACGGTCGAGTACTGCAACCAGCTGCCGGTCGCCGAGCGGCACCCCTACGGCGGTGACCTGGTGTACACCGCGTTCTCGGGCAGCCACCAGGACGCCATCAACAAGGGCCTGGACCAGATGAAGGTGGACGCGGATGCCGCCGACGCCGACGTCGACGACATCCTGTGGCAGGTGCCGTATCTGCCCATCGACCCGAAGGACGTCGGCCGCACGTACGAGGCCGTCATCCGGGTGAACTCGCAGTCCGGCAAGGGCGGCGTCGCGTACATCATGAAGGCCGACCACGGGCTGGTGCTGCCGCGCCGGCTGCAGATGGAGTTCAGCCAGGCCATCCAGAAGATCACCGACGGCGAGGGCGGCGAGGTCTCCCCGAAGGAGATGTGGGACGTCTTCAACGAGGAGTACCTGACGCCCATCACCCCGCTGGAGCGCATGCGTCAGAAGGTCGACGCATCCGAGGAGGACGGCGGCACCGACACCATCACCGCGATCGTCAAGATCGACGGTGAAGAACGCGAGATCGTCGGCGCCGGCAATGGCCCGCTGGCCGCCTTCATCGACGCGCTGGGCGCCGTCGGCTTCGACGTCGACGTGCTGGACTACTCCGAGCACGCCATGTCGGCCGGCGAGGAAGCCCAAGCCGCGGCGTATGTCGAGGCCTCGATCGGTGGCAAGTCGGTGTGGGGTGTCGGCATCGCGCCGTCGATCACCACGGCGTCACTGCGGGCCGTGGTATCTGCCGTGAACCGTGCCGCGCGTGATTAA
- a CDS encoding SHOCT domain-containing protein, with amino-acid sequence MNWGSSWDFLWHFLIIFAWIAYLLVLFQILGDLLWRDHKTSGWAKAMWVVFLILFPWLTALIYLIARGPGMAERAREAAAAAKSETDAYIREAAGHSPAQEIADAKALLDAGTISQAEFDALKAKALS; translated from the coding sequence ATGAACTGGGGATCTAGCTGGGATTTTCTGTGGCACTTCCTGATCATCTTCGCCTGGATCGCGTACCTGCTGGTGCTGTTCCAGATCCTTGGCGATCTGCTCTGGCGTGATCACAAAACGTCGGGCTGGGCCAAGGCGATGTGGGTTGTCTTCCTGATCTTGTTCCCGTGGTTGACGGCTCTGATCTACCTGATCGCGCGTGGGCCCGGGATGGCGGAGCGCGCGCGCGAAGCGGCCGCCGCGGCCAAGTCAGAGACCGACGCCTACATCCGGGAGGCGGCAGGCCATTCTCCGGCCCAGGAAATCGCCGACGCGAAAGCCCTACTGGATGCCGGGACAATCAGCCAGGCCGAGTTCGACGCGCTCAAGGCCAAAGCGCTGTCCTGA
- a CDS encoding TetR/AcrR family transcriptional regulator, with amino-acid sequence MADDRSGTGSGAAPQRRYSGRSAEERRADRRRLLLDAAESLWREGGLSALSVRAVAARAKLTDRYFYEQFAGLSALIGAVIDDVLEGPFAAMLASGSAPESATVQTRLTLGLAAFIEHAENDPLAVRIFLTDARHIESVAEHIRVAQHRVAAAVLALLQPNKDADQESFDAALFCVGGVAILLNERLLDPAKTVTAEDFAEQAVRWCARIFSVVEDPGVPER; translated from the coding sequence ATGGCTGACGACAGATCGGGCACCGGTTCAGGCGCCGCGCCGCAACGCAGGTATTCCGGCAGGTCAGCGGAGGAGCGGCGGGCCGATCGGCGGCGGCTGCTGCTGGACGCGGCAGAGTCCCTGTGGCGCGAAGGCGGGCTGTCGGCATTGAGCGTCCGCGCCGTCGCGGCCCGCGCCAAACTCACCGACCGCTACTTCTACGAGCAGTTTGCCGGCCTCAGTGCGCTGATCGGCGCCGTGATCGATGACGTGCTCGAGGGGCCCTTCGCCGCGATGCTGGCCAGCGGGAGCGCGCCCGAGTCGGCAACCGTGCAGACCCGGCTGACGCTCGGCCTGGCCGCCTTCATCGAGCACGCCGAGAACGATCCGCTGGCAGTGCGCATCTTCCTGACCGATGCCCGGCATATCGAGTCCGTCGCCGAACACATTCGGGTCGCCCAACATCGGGTGGCCGCCGCGGTCCTGGCCTTACTGCAGCCCAACAAGGATGCTGATCAGGAGAGCTTCGATGCGGCGCTGTTCTGCGTCGGCGGAGTCGCGATACTGCTCAATGAGCGGCTGCTCGACCCCGCGAAAACCGTTACCGCAGAAGACTTTGCCGAGCAGGCGGTGCGGTGGTGCGCCCGGATCTTCAGCGTCGTCGAAGATCCGGGCGTCCCAGAAAGGTGA
- a CDS encoding carotenoid oxygenase family protein yields the protein MTATVPAEPTLKQLHGRAFASLYDEMDYQVRHIDGTLPEELTGTLFRIGPGKFEVGDTVLKTMFDADGMVSRFILDGKTLRFTNRYVRTKQYRGGDVMSQRGITTNAPTLRGNLLPPANTGNTNMATICGELLAMWEGGPPYKIDPDSLDTLGYKRFDGDRLGYLGSFSAHPKWDPHTGEVYNFGLDLLPTPRLRCFKVDRAGRSHQIRSLQLWDMVWNHDFALTENHMVFVLDPLRPNIPTLLRTRSLAQSLDYQVRNGSTRFALVPRDGSKPRVIEHEALTHVHVTNAFEDGSDTVVEFFRFEDSDIFHKLGKAWQDPADPTDPRAHLTIDEWPRGHLSRFRISKSGRITETVLSATAPMEFPQYDWRCSTQEHNVTYACKATEDVGHYNAVTRIDHRTGVQSTFDFGLAQTGEPLFVPRSRTSAEDDGWLLVLNHDLRSHHSQLVIFDARTIEDGPLATAHLEHHLPIGFHGTFSRRIAG from the coding sequence ATGACTGCCACAGTGCCCGCGGAACCGACGCTCAAGCAGCTCCATGGCCGCGCGTTCGCGTCCCTGTACGACGAAATGGACTACCAGGTCCGGCACATCGACGGCACCCTGCCGGAGGAATTGACCGGGACTCTGTTCCGCATCGGGCCCGGCAAGTTCGAGGTCGGCGACACCGTGTTGAAGACCATGTTCGATGCCGACGGCATGGTGTCCCGGTTCATCCTCGATGGCAAGACCCTCCGCTTCACCAACCGTTACGTGCGCACCAAGCAGTACCGCGGCGGCGACGTGATGAGCCAGCGCGGCATCACCACCAACGCCCCCACGCTGCGCGGCAATCTGCTCCCGCCGGCCAACACCGGCAACACCAATATGGCCACCATCTGCGGTGAACTGCTCGCCATGTGGGAGGGCGGCCCGCCGTACAAGATCGATCCCGACTCACTGGACACCTTGGGGTACAAGCGCTTTGACGGTGACCGGCTGGGCTACCTCGGTTCCTTCTCCGCCCATCCCAAGTGGGATCCGCACACCGGCGAGGTATACAACTTCGGCCTCGACCTGCTGCCCACGCCGCGGCTCCGGTGTTTCAAGGTGGACCGCGCCGGCCGCAGCCACCAGATCAGATCGCTGCAGCTGTGGGACATGGTGTGGAACCACGACTTCGCGCTCACCGAGAACCACATGGTGTTCGTCCTGGATCCGCTGCGACCCAACATCCCGACGCTGTTGCGCACCCGGTCCTTGGCACAGTCGCTGGATTACCAAGTCCGCAACGGCTCGACGCGGTTTGCCCTGGTCCCCCGCGACGGCTCCAAGCCGCGCGTCATCGAGCACGAAGCGCTGACGCACGTCCACGTCACCAACGCCTTCGAAGACGGCTCGGACACCGTGGTGGAGTTCTTCCGGTTCGAGGACTCGGACATCTTCCACAAGCTCGGCAAGGCCTGGCAGGACCCGGCCGACCCCACCGACCCCCGCGCCCACCTGACCATCGACGAATGGCCGCGCGGGCACCTGTCACGGTTCCGCATCAGCAAGTCCGGACGCATCACCGAGACCGTGCTATCGGCAACGGCGCCAATGGAATTCCCCCAGTACGACTGGCGCTGTTCCACACAGGAGCACAACGTCACCTACGCCTGCAAGGCCACCGAGGACGTGGGCCACTACAACGCGGTGACGCGCATCGACCACCGCACCGGCGTCCAGAGCACCTTTGATTTCGGGCTGGCCCAGACCGGCGAGCCGTTGTTCGTGCCTCGCTCCCGCACTTCCGCCGAAGACGACGGCTGGCTACTGGTGCTCAATCACGATCTGCGGAGCCATCATTCGCAATTGGTGATCTTCGACGCCCGCACCATCGAGGACGGTCCGCTGGCCACCGCGCACCTGGAACACCATCTGCCGATCGGGTTCCACGGCACGTTCAGCCGGCGGATCGCTGGCTGA
- a CDS encoding DEDDh family exonuclease — MGETNLGWGRPATEPGAGWAVVDVETSGFDPGHARVISVAALALGDDGNVEHSFSSLLNPGVDPGPTHVHGLTSEMLAGQPAFGDVVGDLVAVLSGRTLVAHNAGFDYSFLAAECERVGAVLPVDSVMCTVELTRRLNLGTENLRLETLATYYGATQIRPHDALDDAMVLAQILKPALAAAREHRRWLPIRNVGRKRWPSGAITHDELRPLKVLASRLPCAYTNPGRFVPGQPLVQGMRVALSGEMVRTHEEAIERIVHVGLSYSDSVDAQTSLVICNDPVPAQGKGYQARELGVPLVSDTDFMTLLGHVVGGSDVEEFVDRTPAGDQFMLF, encoded by the coding sequence GTGGGCGAAACCAACCTCGGCTGGGGCCGACCGGCCACCGAGCCGGGCGCGGGTTGGGCTGTCGTCGATGTCGAGACGTCGGGTTTCGATCCCGGCCATGCGCGGGTCATCAGCGTCGCCGCGCTGGCCCTCGGGGATGACGGGAACGTCGAGCACTCCTTCAGCAGCCTGCTGAATCCGGGAGTGGATCCCGGCCCCACCCACGTGCACGGATTGACCTCCGAGATGCTGGCGGGTCAGCCCGCCTTCGGTGACGTTGTCGGTGATCTGGTCGCCGTGCTGTCCGGCCGCACGCTGGTGGCCCACAACGCCGGATTCGACTACTCCTTCCTGGCCGCCGAATGCGAACGCGTCGGCGCCGTGCTGCCCGTCGACAGCGTCATGTGCACCGTCGAGCTGACGCGCCGTCTCAACCTCGGGACTGAGAACCTTCGCCTGGAGACCCTGGCGACGTACTACGGCGCGACGCAGATTCGCCCGCATGATGCGCTGGACGACGCCATGGTGCTGGCCCAGATCCTCAAACCGGCACTGGCCGCGGCGCGCGAGCACCGGCGCTGGCTGCCGATCCGCAATGTGGGGCGCAAGCGCTGGCCCAGCGGCGCCATCACCCACGACGAACTTCGGCCGCTGAAGGTGCTGGCCTCGCGGCTGCCCTGTGCCTATACCAACCCCGGCCGGTTCGTGCCGGGCCAGCCGTTGGTGCAGGGCATGCGAGTGGCGCTGTCGGGCGAGATGGTGCGCACCCACGAAGAAGCGATCGAGCGCATCGTGCATGTCGGGCTGTCCTACTCCGACAGCGTCGACGCCCAGACGTCGCTGGTCATCTGCAACGACCCGGTGCCTGCTCAGGGCAAGGGCTACCAGGCGAGGGAGCTCGGGGTGCCGCTGGTTTCCGACACGGACTTCATGACGCTGCTCGGCCACGTCGTCGGCGGGTCGGATGTCGAGGAATTCGTCGACCGGACGCCGGCAGGCGATCAGTTCATGTTGTTCTAG
- a CDS encoding SDR family oxidoreductase, whose product MTATTIDPSAPVLVTGASGYIGSWIVRYLLEAGHTVHGTVRNPQKPTGLEHLHKLSADHPGKLTLFKADLLDIGSFDEAMAGCQLVMHTASPFLLQGVTDPQESLVRPALEGTRNVLDSVNRTESVKRVVLTSSVVAIYGDARESRDVPGGVFTEDQWNTTSSVDHQPYSYSKTVAEQEAWRYQKAQDRWDLVTIHPGLVLGPALTSASDSASLATMKQFADGTMLTGAPELTMGVVDVRDVADAHLRAGYTPEAHGRYLVNAASLSLLEIGQILRAKFGVLYPFPWLNVPKVAVKAVAPVIGLTREFVDTNVGYPLVFDASRSQSELGLVYRPIEQTVTDHFQQMLDDGIVRKRPSVRLP is encoded by the coding sequence ATGACCGCAACCACGATCGACCCGAGTGCACCGGTACTCGTCACAGGCGCCAGCGGGTACATCGGCAGCTGGATCGTCCGGTACCTGCTCGAAGCCGGGCACACCGTGCACGGCACGGTGCGCAATCCGCAGAAGCCGACCGGCCTGGAGCACCTCCACAAACTGTCGGCCGACCACCCCGGCAAGCTCACACTCTTCAAGGCCGACCTGCTTGACATCGGCAGTTTCGACGAGGCGATGGCCGGCTGCCAGCTCGTCATGCACACCGCGTCGCCATTCCTCCTCCAGGGAGTCACCGACCCGCAGGAGTCGCTCGTCCGCCCGGCGCTGGAAGGCACCCGCAACGTGCTGGATTCGGTGAACCGCACCGAGAGCGTCAAGCGCGTGGTGCTGACCAGCAGCGTGGTCGCGATCTACGGCGATGCCCGGGAATCACGCGACGTGCCTGGCGGCGTCTTCACCGAGGACCAGTGGAACACCACCAGCAGCGTCGACCACCAGCCGTATTCGTATTCCAAGACCGTGGCCGAGCAGGAGGCCTGGCGCTACCAGAAGGCGCAGGACCGCTGGGACCTCGTCACCATCCACCCCGGCCTGGTGCTCGGCCCCGCACTGACGAGCGCCAGCGACTCGGCCAGCCTGGCCACCATGAAGCAGTTCGCCGACGGCACGATGCTGACCGGTGCACCCGAGTTGACCATGGGCGTGGTGGACGTCCGCGATGTCGCAGATGCGCACCTGCGCGCCGGCTACACCCCCGAAGCGCACGGCCGCTACCTCGTCAATGCCGCCTCGCTCAGCCTGCTGGAGATCGGCCAGATCCTGCGCGCCAAGTTCGGCGTGCTCTATCCGTTCCCGTGGCTGAACGTGCCCAAGGTCGCCGTGAAGGCCGTCGCACCGGTCATCGGGCTGACGCGCGAGTTCGTCGACACCAACGTGGGCTACCCCCTGGTCTTCGACGCCAGCCGCAGCCAGAGCGAGCTCGGGTTGGTGTACCGGCCCATCGAGCAGACCGTCACCGACCACTTCCAGCAGATGCTCGACGACGGCATCGTGCGCAAGCGTCCGAGTGTCCGTCTGCCGTAG
- a CDS encoding Mur ligase family protein has protein sequence MITARGRVALGAGAAARWASRVTGRGAGAMIGGLVAMKLDPSILGQLGSGRRSVVVTGTNGKSTTTRMTAAALTTIGPVASNSEGANMDAGLIAALAGSRTATLAALEVDEMHVPHVSDAVDPSVIVLLNLSRDQLDRVGEINHIERTLRAGLTRHPNAVVVANCDDVLVTSAAYDCPNVVWVAAGGGWSGDSVSCPRSGEVIVRENGHWHSTGTDFSRPTPQWWYDETNIYGPEGFTAPMTLALPGTVNRGNATQAVAAAVALGASPAAAVAAVSTVDEVAGRYRTLQVGEHTVRMLLAKNPAGWQEALSMVSSDVAGAVISVNGQVPDGEDLSWLWDVNFEHFVDFPAPIVSAGERGTDLAVRLGYAGVDHTLVHDTVAAIKSCPPGHVEVIANYTAFLQLNRELA, from the coding sequence ATGATCACCGCACGAGGACGCGTCGCGCTGGGCGCGGGCGCCGCCGCCCGGTGGGCGTCGCGCGTGACGGGGCGCGGTGCGGGCGCCATGATCGGCGGGCTCGTCGCCATGAAGCTGGACCCCTCGATTCTCGGACAACTCGGTTCCGGACGGCGCTCTGTCGTCGTCACCGGCACCAACGGCAAGTCCACGACCACGCGAATGACGGCCGCGGCGCTGACGACCATCGGGCCCGTGGCCTCCAACAGCGAGGGCGCCAACATGGACGCCGGGCTGATCGCCGCGCTGGCCGGGTCGCGCACGGCGACCCTGGCCGCGCTCGAGGTCGACGAGATGCACGTGCCGCACGTGTCCGATGCGGTGGACCCCTCGGTGATCGTGTTGCTCAACCTGTCTCGCGACCAGCTGGACCGCGTCGGCGAGATCAACCACATCGAGCGGACGTTACGGGCCGGGCTGACCCGTCACCCGAATGCCGTGGTGGTCGCCAACTGTGACGATGTGCTGGTGACCTCGGCGGCATACGACTGTCCCAACGTGGTGTGGGTGGCCGCCGGCGGCGGTTGGTCGGGCGACTCGGTGAGCTGTCCGCGCAGCGGCGAGGTGATCGTCCGGGAGAACGGGCACTGGCATTCGACCGGCACCGACTTTTCCCGGCCGACACCGCAGTGGTGGTACGACGAGACGAACATCTATGGGCCGGAAGGCTTTACCGCGCCGATGACGCTGGCCTTGCCGGGCACGGTGAACCGCGGCAACGCCACGCAGGCCGTGGCCGCGGCGGTCGCGTTGGGCGCGTCGCCCGCCGCCGCGGTGGCCGCTGTGTCGACGGTCGACGAGGTCGCCGGACGGTACCGGACCCTGCAGGTCGGCGAGCACACCGTCCGCATGCTGCTGGCCAAGAACCCCGCCGGCTGGCAGGAGGCGCTGTCTATGGTCTCCAGTGATGTTGCGGGAGCGGTTATCTCGGTGAACGGTCAGGTGCCCGACGGCGAGGACCTGTCCTGGCTGTGGGACGTGAACTTCGAGCACTTCGTCGACTTCCCGGCGCCCATCGTGTCGGCCGGCGAGCGCGGCACCGATCTCGCGGTGCGGCTGGGCTATGCGGGTGTCGACCACACGCTGGTGCACGACACCGTGGCCGCCATCAAGTCGTGCCCGCCCGGGCACGTCGAGGTGATCGCGAACTACACGGCGTTCCTGCAGTTGAACCGGGAGCTGGCATGA
- a CDS encoding type 1 glutamine amidotransferase — protein MTPDARSKTAPVQIGLVLPDVMGTYGDGGNAVVLRQRLRLRGIDAEIVEITLNDPVPDSMDLYTLGGAEDYAQRLATRHLLQYPGLQRAAERGAPVLAICAAIQVLGHWYETSSGERVDGVGLLDVTTSPQPERTIGEVTSVPVIDGLAQKLTGFENHRGGTDLGPLAQPLARVEKGAGNRAGSGYDGVVQGSVVATYLHGPCLARNPELADYLLSQVVGDLPPLELPEVDLLRGERLAAPRRA, from the coding sequence ATGACTCCGGACGCGAGGAGCAAAACGGCCCCCGTTCAGATCGGCCTGGTATTACCCGACGTCATGGGCACCTACGGCGACGGTGGCAATGCCGTCGTCCTGCGACAGCGCTTGCGGCTCAGGGGAATTGACGCAGAGATCGTCGAGATCACCCTGAACGACCCGGTGCCGGATTCGATGGACCTCTACACCCTCGGCGGCGCCGAGGACTACGCGCAGCGCCTCGCGACCCGGCATCTGCTGCAGTACCCGGGTCTGCAGCGCGCGGCCGAGCGCGGCGCGCCGGTGCTGGCCATCTGCGCCGCCATCCAGGTGCTCGGACACTGGTATGAAACGTCGTCGGGCGAGCGCGTCGACGGCGTCGGGCTGCTCGACGTCACGACCTCCCCCCAGCCCGAGCGCACCATCGGCGAAGTGACCTCCGTTCCAGTGATCGACGGGCTTGCCCAGAAGCTCACCGGCTTCGAAAACCACCGCGGCGGAACCGATCTCGGGCCGCTGGCCCAGCCGCTGGCCCGCGTCGAGAAGGGCGCCGGCAACCGCGCGGGTTCCGGCTACGACGGCGTCGTGCAGGGCAGCGTGGTCGCCACCTACCTCCATGGCCCATGCCTGGCCCGCAACCCGGAGCTGGCCGACTACCTGCTGTCCCAGGTCGTCGGCGACCTGCCGCCCCTGGAACTCCCCGAGGTCGACCTGCTCCGCGGCGAGCGCCTCGCCGCGCCCCGTCGCGCTTGA
- a CDS encoding chorismate--pyruvate lyase family protein gives MTECFLAGEDIHQLNRDLRILIATNGTLTRILGVVTDEEIVVQIIEQQIHSREMAAWEQLSGSRILQRRILLNGRNSGRRFVGAESLIAIDLLPGSIAAALMTTNSPIGEIMAASRLETFKEPAEVWIAEPPAWLAAATRQTSPPKTVGRRYRILIGGHPVIVVTEYFLDFSPETS, from the coding sequence ATGACTGAGTGCTTTCTGGCTGGTGAAGATATCCACCAGCTCAATCGGGACCTGCGGATACTCATAGCGACAAACGGCACCCTGACCCGGATTCTCGGCGTCGTCACCGACGAAGAGATCGTTGTGCAGATCATCGAGCAGCAGATTCATTCACGCGAAATGGCGGCGTGGGAGCAGTTGTCGGGCAGCAGAATCCTGCAACGCCGGATCCTGCTCAACGGCCGCAACTCGGGGCGCCGATTCGTGGGAGCCGAGTCGCTCATCGCCATCGATCTGCTGCCCGGCTCGATTGCGGCAGCCTTGATGACCACGAACTCGCCCATCGGCGAAATCATGGCCGCCAGCCGCCTCGAAACGTTCAAGGAGCCGGCCGAGGTCTGGATCGCGGAACCACCCGCTTGGCTCGCCGCCGCCACCCGACAGACGTCGCCACCGAAAACCGTTGGCCGCCGGTATCGCATCCTCATCGGAGGACATCCCGTCATCGTCGTCACCGAGTACTTCCTCGACTTCTCCCCGGAGACGTCATGA